Part of the Lolium rigidum isolate FL_2022 chromosome 6, APGP_CSIRO_Lrig_0.1, whole genome shotgun sequence genome, ACTTCACGCCACCGACGATCtccgccagcaccggcaccgctGCGCGCCATAGCTAGTAGGCCGCATTTTGCTCATTTTAGCTAGGTTAGGTTGCCGGTGTACCAGTGTAATGTCAATCCCCGCAGTATGTATGTATCAATGCGCAATCAGAGCATCTATTTCATCTatgaactatgatcatcgcctcAAATTACCCGCGCCAATTAGAATTCGTGTTTTCAGTTTCATTTTACGGGTTCTATTCTGCGCCACTGCGAAATTCGACGGAACTTGCGTTTTCGATGATCTGAACTCGCGCTTTTCGGTTGCGTTTTTTCGGGCtctactagacatgctcttataTCTCGGTGAAATTATCGACAACACATGTTAGGTCgattccttaaaagaaatctagaAAGGAAATGATGCTGAATACGACGTTTCattttgtaagagcatctccagccgcgtcccccaaagcgtcccccaaagggatttggggcgcgccggacaaaaaaaccgttccagccgcgtcccccaaagcccatttttgtccggcgcgcccccatacggtgtccggcgccccgagcccgtccccgtcccacaggggacgcaccgggcacgccggacacaacaaaaagcgaggcggggagtggcggggccgacccgtcagcggcacagttaattttaacctaaccgtcgcctacctcgcgacggaagttattcgcgcgcagtgacacacggcggcatctttgccttaatggcgacggaggggcaggcgagacgtctcgtcggtgctgcgcagcctccacgcgtcgccggcgttcgcacaccaccgcccgttcccgcgcgatcttcccgcctcttctcgcatgTTCCCGCGCTtttttcccgacgccggcgtctataaaaggtctccctgctcaatggtagccaccacaccccgccggcaacgaacacagccctcgtcgctccaccaccgtctcctccaccaccagtagcaatggcgaaccgccccggcgatggccacttccctccaccgccgtcttctccacttgcagtcccggaaacgcaggtcgacaccaacccctcagcagcggcccgggaagagcgatggcgtgcacatgcgctcgtcgagtccttcgagtcagagaagaagctccaggacgacgcccgtgcccgcgaagaggcgcagattctacgcgccatcgagctctccctccaaagaggagctgcggcgtaggggaggcaacGACGggacggggccgtcgaacgcaccgccgggcggtcagtaatgtaggtttagatgaaatctagccgttttcattcaaactttgtaatatataatcaaaattgaatgaaaacctttattttcgtgcaccaaaattcatttggggcggcgtttggaggacgcggctggggagcgacgtcccccaaaggcggcacgaacaaaacacgccccccaaacgcttaatccggcgcagtttgagggacggtttgggggacgcgactggagatgctctaagtagttCAAAATTTGTGTGAAGCATGCACGGCCTTAATTGGTGAAAGCTTTTCCTTGGGATGCAAATGCCAAGCCTTGTTCTATTAGAAGCCGTACGTACGTTGGTACATTTGCACACAACAACACAATACACAACCATCAACCTCAGCACACTGTGTCCCCGAAACTGAAGCGCTCGCGCGCAGCGCCGCACGGTCGATCACACCAGCTTCTGCTCTGCCTCCCGTACATGTAACCCGCCGCTGCTATCGTCGTTGTGCGATCGCGTCTGAGCTATGCAGCTCTGCACTGCAGGAGGATCTGGCCTGCCGGCGAACCTAGAGATTTTTGATTCCCCGGGTCTCATTTTCCGGCTGTTCTCCGTTCCTGCCTCCCGGAACCAGCAGCGCGGTGGTCTTCCTCGTCCGAGATGCCGTACTCCGCGGTCTCGAGGTCGGCCTCGAACGCCATCCGCCGGAAGTGCTCGATGTCGGCCGAGTACTGGCCGGAGTCGTACGCCGTGCTCTGCCCGAGCTTGACGCCGTTGGTCAGGTCCATCGAGCTGCCGTCCACGTCCAGCGATCGCCAAACCTGATCATAAAGACAAGAAAGACGCATTTCATCCCACAAGCTACTTCCCTAATTCCTGTCGTCCAGACTGTTCTGCAGATTGTTACCTGCACCATCCTTGGTCTCTTGGTGACAGAGTGACGAATGCAAGAGGCAGCTGCCTCCACCATCCTTCGCATCTCAGTCTTGGAGTACCTGGACTGCAGTACAGGGTCAGCGAGCTCCCTGAAGTCGTCCGTCTCCAAGGCGTCCACCAACAGAGGCCGAGCCTGCAACGATACACAAAAGGCTCTCACAATGGGAAATTAATATGATCATCAACTGAAGAAAGATGACATAAAGTATGACACTACATACCCATTCAACCAAGCTTTCTTCTCCGAGGGGTTGAGATGAATCTACAGGCTTCCGCCCAGTGATAAGCTCCAAGAGCACCACTCCGAACGAAAACACGTCGGATCTGTCCGTCAGCTTCCCGCTTGATGCGTACTCCGGTGCCATATACCTGTTAGCAATGCAACACGCTAAGAAAGGATTCTACACTACTTTCAGACTATCAGTTTAGCCGAGTGGACAAGGCATTTCTGTGAGCAGAAAATGCAGAATACAGAACATTATTGTTCTCGGACTGACTGCGTGTACTAGCCTACTAGGAGTATTGAGTATTGACTGCGAAATCCGCATTAGGAAGACGTGCTTACCCGAATGTGCCCATCACACGCGTGGATACATGAGTCATAGCATCGTTGGTCAGCTTAGCAAGACCGAAATCCGCAACCTGTCAAGCCAAGAAATAATACAGTAGCCAGATCAACCTTACGTCATACTAAGAATGGAAAAGATGAACCTGTGCTGCACACCTTTGCCTCGAAGGCGTCATCCAGGAGAATGTTGGCCGACTTGATGTCCCGGTGTATGATCCTAGGATGGCCTGCCAAAGAACAGTAAAAGAGGTTAACTGAATAATAACAGCCCCTTGTATAGAAAACTGAAGAATGCCCGCTCGAACAAACGAAATGCCACCTACAGTCTTCGTGCAGGTATGTCAATCCGCGGGCCGATCCGATCGCAATCTTCATCCGCTTCGACCAATCCATCGCCGGAAGCCCTTTCCCTGTAGTAATTCACATTGAGAAATCGTCAGCTAATTAAACACAGCTCCACGCGAAGAGGAGGATTCAGTAGTGTTGGTTCAGGAAGGTGACCGTGCAGGTGGTGCTCGAGCGTGTGGTTGGAGACGAACTCGTAGACGAGGAGGCGGTGGTTCTCGGTGACGCAGTAGCCGACGAGCGTgacgaggtggcggtggtggatgCGGCTGATGATGTCCACCTCGGCGCGGAACTCCTTCTCCCCCTGCCCGCCGCCCACCTTGAGCTGCTTCACCGCCACGCGCCGCCCGTCGCCCAGCGCGCCCATGTACACCTTCCCGAACCCGCCTTCGCCGATCACGTTCTCCGCCGAGAACCCGCCGGTGATCGCCGCCAGCTCGTCGTACGTGAAGCACGACTTGGAGCCGGAGTACCCGTACGAGCTCGTGTCGCTCGGCCCGTTCGACGGAGGGTACACGTCCGGCGACGTAGCATCTGCATGTAAGCACGCGCGTCACACGAAATGTACATATAAGAGCGAGCAAGCGACCAACTTAATCCCAAGACACTGACTTGCCGGCACGACGACGGTTCTCTTGCGCATGGGTGGACGCCGACTCTTGCCCCGGTTGCTCACCCACACCACCATGAAAAGCGAGGCCAGTGCTAGGAGGAACCCTGCCACGGCTACCCCAACGATCACCCCGATCGGCACGTTGGCACCCGAGTCTCTAGCCTGAGCCTGAGGTGCCGGAGGCGGCGGGCTCGCGGCCGCGACGGCGGGACCGGGAGGGCTCTGCCACGTGCCAGCGGGAAGCGATCCGGCGGTCGCGACGGTGGGACCGGGGGGAACCGTCACGCCCGAAGGCAGTAACTGTGAGGTAGACGGAGGTGTCCCTGGAGCCGCTGGCGTCGCCTGACCTGCGGCGGCCGGGACCGAAGTGGGCGTTCCAAGCGGTGGAGGTTTCGAGGTTGCCGCCGGAATGGAAGGAGGCGAAGGGGTCGGGGTGGCTGGCGCGGGGTTCACTGGTTGCGAAGGTGGTGGCGACGCCGGTGACGAAGTCGTGGCTTGAGGAGGTGATTGCTGGGACGGCGATCTCGATGCCTCAGGCGacggtggtgtcgtcgaagacgcAGGCGACGGCGGAGGTGAAGATGGCGGGGGAGAAGAGGGTGGCGGTGACCGGCTTGTCGGCGGAGGAGGTGAGGGCGGAGGCGAAACAGGCGGAGGGGAGGACGCTGCAGGGGCCTTCTCCGGCGGCCGCGACTGGGGAGGCGCCTTCGTCACGGATTGAGGAGgaggcgaggaagacggcggcggggacttgggcggcgacggcgtgggcggcggaggaggtgacAATGCTGTTGGCGGCGGTGAGGCCGACGACTGCGGAGGGGGCGCCGGCGGACCCTCCACCGGTGCAGAGGCCAAGTGCTCGATCGATTCCATGAGAACGCGCGGCATGGCAAAGCCGCGCGTTGATGAGAGTCGTCCCCGATGCCGACGCGTTCCGAGCAACCCCCTAGAGAAGCAGCAATTGCATGCCGCGCGTCGGCGTGGTCGGCAGCCAGGCTATCACACCGGCATCGGCAGGACGGAAGAAACGTTGAGCGCGCGAATGGAGACGACGGAATGCGGCTCGCCTTGCGACCAAGATGGGCCGGGTGTTTTGTTGCTCTTCCTTTTcgatttccggtgtcagatttttttttctcgtcattttcttttcttggatgggtggaggaacaGAGCAACTTCTGCAGGGGGTTCGAGAAATCTGGGCGGCCGTACGACGAAACCGGCGCCATTGCGCAGACCTGATTGTTTGCTGGAGTTAACTGCAAAACTGTGTAGAAAGGTTATGCATGCTAACTGCTAAGTATAGACGTGTGAAGCCCGGGCTACACGTAGCCCGAtctttgaacaattcaaaattGACATTTtggaattttaattttttttgataaaaatttAGATGTAGAAAACAATCTACTCTATCAACTCGAAAAAAATCTCAAATCGAAGCAGTATGTATTTTGGGCTGCACGAGAATGCCAAAATTGACATCTAAAGTGGCGAATAATGCAAAAGTTCAATTCTCCAAATTCTATCTGATTTCTTTTTGTTAAGCTCGTAATATAAGTCATCTGGGTTGAGATTTTGTGTGTTCATAGAGTACATCATTAGCTACAACTAGTATATTTTACTAGAatcttttgaaactttgaaatttgttTTCACAGTTTGGAGAATCACGCTTCATGTTGTAAGGTTACATTGTCACTACAGGAAAACGGTACGGTGCCGACGGTTATTGCCGTCGGCGTATCAACTAAAACCGTCGGCGTaggtctatgccgacggttaCCGTCGGCGCGTCTTCGTCGGCATCGCTGCTCGCCGGCATAGCTGAAAAACCGTCGGCGTATcttcaccgtcggcatagctcgACACACCGACGGTGTTTCCTGGCCGTCGGTATCGCTTGACCGTCGGCGCGCCACCACTAACGGAGAGGAGGTAACGGCGGGGAGGAGCTACgccgacggtttaaccgtcggcatagGTGCAACGTGGCGTCTTCTGGTAGCCGGCTGGAGGCATCGATGGAGGTCCTATACCGACGGTGTAACCGTCGGCATAGGCGAGCGACGTGGCCGCTTCGGCAGCCCGCGACGTGGCTGCCGCTGGAGCATCCGTCCGAACCAGCTACGGGATGTatgccgacggttaaaccgtcggcGTAGATCCACGTGTCAATTTCGGTGCGCCGCAACCACCAAATACCGTCCctatgccgacggttaaaccgtcggcatAGGTGCCACAGTTTTCCGCTTTTTGGGTTTTCTCGCTATGCTTGCAGCTTTAAATTCACAATATTGCATACAAATATCAATATGTATGTCACATAACTCAAACATGTCATAGATACATAACTCAAACATGTCATAGATACATAACTCCAACATCCATCCATACATATGTCAAACATGTCATCCATACATAACATCCATCCACATGTAACATAGATCTAACATCCTGGACCACGGGTCATAGACAACATGCCATGAACTAAGCAACATCCATACATAATCAAGAGACAGTATGAACCGATCATCTTGGATCACCGTCGAGAGCATCATCACTACAAAATGGAAGACAACATCAATTAAGCAAGGATATTTGTGCAAAGTAAAAATATGTGAATGAAGAATGATCAAAGTCATCCGTGGATAGTTTGGTAGGGAACTCACCAGCTGCGGCGAGTGTTGGCGGGACTCACGGCTCTCGCGACGGGGCGAGACGCCGGCGGAGTGACCAGGACTCGGACCACCAAAGTGAAGCGGAGTCCTCTCGGCGGGCGACGCGCCTGGCGAGGAGGCAGCAGCACGACCAAAGGGATTGTTCGAGTGAGTTCCGCgcccatatggcatgtgataggtggtgcgtaggacgtatcctaccactgcgcgaaggtctcgcgcaatactaagatgcgcaccatgtagctgcttcacaaaaaaaggccttctggcaccccgaaaatggaaacaccatGGCCCGTGGGtcagattggaaatccgcgaccggggccttgcttcccatcctaaggcccacgcacgtgccaaatatggcctcgttccgacaaactatgtggtgcaacgggccgtttcctactcatttcccctaaaagccatagaactccggacgtgatagccctgttcgtgaagggtttttcaagataattgccgtatcccaattccgtcttttgcggtggttactaggacacataaaatgacgccacggggCTCCGCGCGAtttttttactttgtttacttttccaactgtgcaaaacggggccgccgggacatgcggtttgGCCGTACCGgcgcgggtgcacccgtccgccaacgcgctaaacagaaaacatttagcacataaaatgacgcgtcgtagacctaaaaacatttttcccggaatttattgaatgaaggaaagtgtggccccggctcaaatccggtcggtttccggcggattcggcgggacgccgcgaaagcgggagggattcccggatgggTACCGCgcccatatggcatgtgataggtggtgcgtaggacgtATCCTACCACCGCGcgaaggtctcgcgcaatactaagatgcgcaccatgtagccgcttcacaaaaaaaggccttccggcaccccgaaaatggaaacaccatGGCCCGTGGgtcgattggaaatccgcgaccggggccttgcttcccatcctaaggcccacgcacgtgccaaatatggcctcgttccgacaaactatgtggtgcaacgggccgtttcctactcatttcccctaaaagccatagaactccggacgtgatagccctgttcgtgaagggtttttcaagataattgccgtatcccaattccgtcttttgcagtggttactaggacacataaaatgacgccacgcggctccgcgtgattttgtggcttcgtttactttgccaactgtgcaaaacggggccgccgggacatgcggtatggccgcacgggcgcgcgggtgcacccgtccgccaaagcgctaaacggaaaacatttagcacataaaatgacgcgtcgtagacctaaaagcatttttcccggaatttattgaatgaaggaaagtgtggccccagctcaaatccggtcggtttcagcggattcggcgggacgccgcagaagcgggagggattcccagatgggtaCCGCgcccatatggcatgtgataggtggtgcgtaggacgtatcctaccactgcgcgaaggtctcgcgcaatactaagatgcgcaccatgtagctgcttcacaaaaaaaggccttctagcaccccgaaaatggaaacaccatGGCCCGTGGGtcagattggaaatccgcgaccggggccttgcttcccatcctaaggcccacgcacgtgccaaatatggcctcgttccgacaaactatgtggtgcaacgggccgtttcctactcattttgggccgtttcctactcatttcccctaaaagccatagaactccggacgtgatagccctgttcgtgaagggtttttcaagataattgccgtatcctgatttcgtcttttgcagtggttactaggacacataaaatgacgccacgcggctccgcgtgattttgtggcttcgtttactttgccaatcgtgcaaaacggggccgcgggacatgcggtatgaccGTACCGGCGCGTGGGTGCACCCATCCGCCAaagcgctaaacggaaaacatttagcacataaaatgacacattgtagacctaaaaacattttccccgaatttattgagcgagggaaagtgtggccccagttcaaatccggtcaggttccagcggattcggcgggacaccgcagaaagcgggagggattcccagatggctaccgcgcgcatatgttagggacagatgcaagttttccactTACATCAcagttgtacacatatgttagggacacatgaaagttttccagcgatttcgacgctccgctgatctgtatcttggaaaaccctagggcggggaccccgcagatctacccctatagctttctccgtgcaagggtttaccaatggacttttttatttgatttggtttgtttaggacatatgcacatggaaaccatatgtTGGGCAtaatttaccataaaataggaccCGAGATGagacgtagcaggagtttccacatacggatctcgaattttaccaagtgctagcccatgtgtgCCAAAATCATCAAcgccggtacatgcaaggttagacaaacccgaCATCAcgattgtacacatatgttaggggcaTATGCAGGTTTTCCAGACGATTCCGACTCTCCGGTGATATGTattttgggaaaccctagggcggggaccccgcggatctacccctatagctttctccgtgcgagggtttaccaatggacttctttatttgctttggtttgtttaggacatatgcacatggaacccATAGGTTGGGAAtcatttaccataaaataggctccgtttgagccgtagcaggagtttccatatacagatcctggattttaccaagtgctagcccatgtatgcggaaatcatcaacgtcgagtagacgaaaccctaatacAGGAGCCTCgcggatctacccctttgaccgacgTACAATGATACTTGACCAAGTACTTTTCGAttactttgtgttgtgttaggtcataagAATATGTAGTACCAATAATTAGGACATCCTACCTCAATATTCCcccggtagacgaaaccctaatccgggagcCCCGTAGATCAACCTCTTTGACCGGTCTCCAACGATATATAGTTGACCAAATGGCCTTTTGTAGGTACTaggtcacataaaatgatgtgtACTAGTTAAACCATATCCCTAGGTTAACTCTAGTGCTCGAGGTAAAACAACATATAAAGTAATCGTGCATGCAAACATTACTAAGTACAtagaaaataaaaccaagaaatttTTTTCATTAAGTATCATGCATAATTAATAAGAAAAAACCAAACCCTTGGACTAGACAAAACTATGCAAAATAAAAAAGTTGAGCCtacgccgacggtataaccgtcggcatatCTTGGAGTTGCTAGACTAGGACGGACCCTAACGGCagtagctatgccgacggttaaaccgtcggcGTAGCTCTGGGACCAAACGGCGAGCCGACTGCAGACGCAAACGCGCGTGGAACCCCGACGGCGGAAGATGcggcgacggtgaccgtcggcgtactcgtagctatgccgacggttaagTGGTGCCGACGGTGACCCTCGGCATAGGTggagctatgccgacggtgaagATATGCCGACGGTGTTTCGATAGCCCTCGGCGTCCATggactacgccgacggccccgacctttggccgtcggcataggtccacaccgtcggcacagtgccATTTTCCTGTAGTGTGTCCCTATGTGTGGTTTAGTTAGTTAATTACAATCTCTAtagactaatattttcattgagttaCGAAGGAATATTCCGTAGATAATTCTTGTAGTCCGTGTGTTGGATTCAAGATATatcgaaatgaagatggagttcttgtgtggaactcaaTTTAGCCACGCtttagcttatgtgttaagcaatgaatgatcaagatattatgatagtgAATGAAGAGATACATGGTTGACCAAGACTAAGGTAAAAGATtaaattcaagttggtcaacacacgAAGCATAACGAATGTATcacattggatcatgtgatcttatGGTACGGtatgccttgtcaattatgccttgtgaactaatccatcatatgtgtgcatttgtattgtctatgtgggttaggtatcttttcatgggcatgcatcaaaagcaagatctcatatagcccatgagctcCTGATAtcaagtggtgttcatcatcaaggttagggcaagttcaagatgagcatctcaataagatcatatgcttgaagcgtgTCGTTAATTTggggataatggacatgtgaagacatGCCTTAATGAAGCTATCTCATAGTGATGTATGGGGAACAAATAACGAGTTTCCACGAAGCAACCATGATCAAGTGAAGCATTCCGACTTGAATGGAGCTTGAAGccttgtcatcaagatcaagcggggtgcgcaAGGAAAATGTATGtatttgctaggttttccttttgtcggtctcaaggtggttcttcggagaccgggttataggatagttagccacactatcaaga contains:
- the LOC124663444 gene encoding proline-rich receptor-like protein kinase PERK12; translation: MPRVLMESIEHLASAPVEGPPAPPPQSSASPPPTALSPPPPPTPSPPKSPPPSSSPPPQSVTKAPPQSRPPEKAPAASSPPPVSPPPSPPPPTSRSPPPSSPPPSSPPPSPASSTTPPSPEASRSPSQQSPPQATTSSPASPPPSQPVNPAPATPTPSPPSIPAATSKPPPLGTPTSVPAAAGQATPAAPGTPPSTSQLLPSGVTVPPGPTVATAGSLPAGTWQSPPGPAVAAASPPPPAPQAQARDSGANVPIGVIVGVAVAGFLLALASLFMVVWVSNRGKSRRPPMRKRTVVVPANATSPDVYPPSNGPSDTSSYGYSGSKSCFTYDELAAITGGFSAENVIGEGGFGKVYMGALGDGRRVAVKQLKVGGGQGEKEFRAEVDIISRIHHRHLVTLVGYCVTENHRLLVYEFVSNHTLEHHLHGKGLPAMDWSKRMKIAIGSARGLTYLHEDCHPRIIHRDIKSANILLDDAFEAKVADFGLAKLTNDAMTHVSTRVMGTFGYMAPEYASSGKLTDRSDVFSFGVVLLELITGRKPVDSSQPLGEESLVEWARPLLVDALETDDFRELADPVLQSRYSKTEMRRMVEAAASCIRHSVTKRPRMVQVWRSLDVDGSSMDLTNGVKLGQSTAYDSGQYSADIEHFRRMAFEADLETAEYGISDEEDHRAAGSGRQERRTAGK